A region of Arabidopsis thaliana chromosome 5, partial sequence DNA encodes the following proteins:
- a CDS encoding Peptidyl-tRNA hydrolase II (PTH2) family protein (Peptidyl-tRNA hydrolase II (PTH2) family protein; FUNCTIONS IN: aminoacyl-tRNA hydrolase activity, protein tyrosine phosphatase activity; INVOLVED IN: protein amino acid dephosphorylation, translation; EXPRESSED IN: 23 plant structures; EXPRESSED DURING: 13 growth stages; CONTAINS InterPro DOMAIN/s: Peptidyl-tRNA hydrolase, PTH2 (InterPro:IPR002833), Protein-tyrosine phosphatase, low molecular weight (InterPro:IPR017867); Has 1807 Blast hits to 1807 proteins in 277 species: Archae - 0; Bacteria - 0; Metazoa - 736; Fungi - 347; Plants - 385; Viruses - 0; Other Eukaryotes - 339 (source: NCBI BLink).) yields MATAVLSAAFRFPIVTRRLSAPAPRIRFYHSTIRFAHFRRFTTASPSMSQQTGEIDAVVDASSAEKPDDVVVQYVVLRRDLIDSWPLGSVVTQGCHASVAAIWSFKDDPVTLQYCDPQHIDSMHKVTLEVKGETQMMNLSEKLKLGGISHKLWMEQPENIPTCIATKPYPKSQVSSFFKKLKLCKNTIHKASQRFGYMYI; encoded by the exons ATGGCGACCGCCGTCCTCTCCGCAGCGTTTCGATTCCCGATAGTTACCCGCCGACTCTCTGCTCCGGCGCCGCGAATTAGGTTTTATCATTCTACGATCCGATTTGCTCATTTCCGAAGATTCACAACGGCTTCTCCTTCAATGAGCCAGCAGACTGGCGAAATCGATGCCGTCGTCGATGCTTCGTCGGCGGAGAAACCCGACGACGTCGTGGTGCAATACGTTGTGCTTCGACGAGATCTAATCGATTCGTGGCCACTTGGGAGCGTTGTAACACAAGGATGTCATGCGTCAGTGGCAGCGATCTGGTCGTTCAAAGACGATCCGGTCACGCTTCAGTACTGTGATCCGCAGCACATTGATTCTATGCATAAG GTGACTCTGGAAGTTAAAGGGGAAACGCAGATGATGAATTTGTCAGAGAAGCTGAAATTAGGAGGAATCTCTCATAAGCTATGGATGGAGCAGCCGGAGAATATTCCGACGTGTATTGCTACAAAGCCTTATCCTAAATCCCAagtctcttctttcttcaaaaagCTCAAGCTTTGCAA AAACACGATACACAAAGCAAGTCAGAGATTTGGATATATGTACATATAG
- a CDS encoding Peptidyl-tRNA hydrolase II (PTH2) family protein — protein sequence MATAVLSAAFRFPIVTRRLSAPAPRIRFYHSTIRFAHFRRFTTASPSMSQQTGEIDAVVDASSAEKPDDVVVQYVVLRRDLIDSWPLGSVVTQGCHASVAAIWSFKDDPVTLQYCDPQHIDSMHKVTLEVKGETQMMNLSEKLKLGGISHKLWMEQPENIPTCIATKPYPKSQVSSFFKKLKLCK from the exons ATGGCGACCGCCGTCCTCTCCGCAGCGTTTCGATTCCCGATAGTTACCCGCCGACTCTCTGCTCCGGCGCCGCGAATTAGGTTTTATCATTCTACGATCCGATTTGCTCATTTCCGAAGATTCACAACGGCTTCTCCTTCAATGAGCCAGCAGACTGGCGAAATCGATGCCGTCGTCGATGCTTCGTCGGCGGAGAAACCCGACGACGTCGTGGTGCAATACGTTGTGCTTCGACGAGATCTAATCGATTCGTGGCCACTTGGGAGCGTTGTAACACAAGGATGTCATGCGTCAGTGGCAGCGATCTGGTCGTTCAAAGACGATCCGGTCACGCTTCAGTACTGTGATCCGCAGCACATTGATTCTATGCATAAG GTGACTCTGGAAGTTAAAGGGGAAACGCAGATGATGAATTTGTCAGAGAAGCTGAAATTAGGAGGAATCTCTCATAAGCTATGGATGGAGCAGCCGGAGAATATTCCGACGTGTATTGCTACAAAGCCTTATCCTAAATCCCAagtctcttctttcttcaaaaagCTCAAGCTTTGCAAGTGA